The Synechococcus sp. RS9909 genomic interval GTCAACCAGAGGAAGCCAGCGTTACGGGCTGCCGGCTTATCTCAAAACCAGCGAACAACGGTCAGTGTTGATCTGGTGCCGCCAGTACAACGCCACCATGAGCTGGGCTCAGCTGGAGTGAGGCTTGCCGCCGCTCCAGCTCAGCCGGCTGAGCTGGAGCGGCGGCGCACCACCCTGCGTCCGTCCGGGGTCTGCTCCACCGTCGGTTCGCTCCCTGGGGTCGTGGTGACGTCGTCCCCCTTCGGTTCGTCTTCGGGAGGTTCCATTTCAGCGACAAGGCCCACAATCACCGCCGCCTGCACCTGATCGGCCAGATCACCGATCACCATCAGGGCTTTGAGCGTGAGCTCCAGGCGGGAATCGCGGGGGAGGCCCGGACGCAGCTTTTTCACGCTGGACCAGAGCTCCTGGGCCACCTCCTTCAACAGCGCCTTGTCGGACATCCCGTGGTGTGATCAATTGCATCAACCTACCGCTCTGCGACTCCCTGCCTTTGCCGTCAGACTGGAGAGATGTCCCTGACCCTCGTTTACGACGGCGGCTGCCCGTTCTGCCGCCATTTCGCCCTTCGCAGTGAACTCCTGGGGGGAATCCCCGACCTGCAGATCCGCGATGGTCGTGCCGACCACGGACTGCGCCGGGATCTGCGCCAACGCGGTTTCAACCTCAACAACGGGGCGGTTCTGCTCGACGGCGAGAGGGTGTGGCATGGCAGTGAAGCGATTGCCGTGCTCTGCCGCCAGCTGACGCCCACCGATCCGATGCTGCAACTCCTCCACGGCCTCTTCCGCAATCGAAGGCGCGCCAATCTCCTCTATCCAGGCCTTCTGGCCGCCCGCCAGCTGGCCCTCGGCCTGCGCGGTCTGCCCCTCGATCCGGATCGAATCTGAAATCTCTGCAGATCAGGCGGCGGTCCTTGGTGCCACTGGAGGGTCAGCTGACGGGGTTGGCCAGAGACTGAGTATCAGCAACACCAGAGCTGCGGCGGCCATGGGCAGATTGATCAATGCGCCTGGGGCCTCAGCCGTGGTCGGGATGGTCTTGAGGGCAGGGATGACCAAGCCGCGCATCAGGTATTCGAACACCGTGAGCAGGTAAAAAAGCGGTATCAGAGACCTGTAACGCACAAGCACCAACAGTTCCAGCAAAGCGAGGATCAGCTGGGAGAGTCCCCAGAGAGCGAAGACGCCCACGATCGTTTGCTCTGCAGCGGGTGGATAGGCATCCAGGGGAATGTGAGCGATCGACTGGGCACCACCATCGGCCGCGAAGAGATGGTGTTGACTGCGCCACAACGTCACCACGGTGAGAGGAACAAACAGCCAGAGGGCGATGCGACGTCCTGAAAACTCTGAGGTGACGTTGGCTGGAAACAGGCGTTGAAACCATCCAGTGGCCATGACTGCAACTTGAGACGTTCCCGACCATCATCGGGATGGAACCCGACTGGCGCACCACCCATGAATGGCAAATGGCTGGTCCTCACCATCCTGCTGGCCCTGGCCGGCGTCGCCGCCTATGAATACGTCCTTCTGCAGGGGCTTGCACCCGCCTGAGATGGTTGTCGTGATCTCGCGTCTGATCCTGCCCCTCCTTCTGATAGCCACCGTGGTGCTGCGTCCACCGGCAGCCCTGGCGGCGGAATTGAAGCTCTCCGCCGTGGCGCTGGCCCCCTGCGCCGCCACCGATCCAGGCGCCCAGCCGGGGGCGAGCTGCTACGTGCTCACGGGCACCGTTGAGAACCCCGGCCGCCGTCCCGTGGTCGACACCGACGTCTATGCGCGCATCCTCGATAGCAGCGGCGAACCGGTGCTGCAGAACCGCACCCGGGTGGGATCGATCGGCGATGTGGATCCGGGCTCCCAGCCCTTCGCCCTGCGTCTGGCCGTGCCCACCGGCACCCCAGGCCCCTTTGAAGTCAAGAGCGCCCGCGCCCGTGGCTTCAGTGCTCCGGTGCGCAGCCGCGCCGGCGACGACGAAGAGCTGCTGCCCCTGGAACAGGGCGTGATCAGCAGCCAACCCGACCCCGGCCCCCGCTGATGCCTCCATGGACCGCGTTCTGTTTCTCTGCACCGGCAACTACTTCCGCAGTCGCTTTGCTGAGCAGTGGTTCAACCACAGGGCCCATCAGCTCGGCCTTGAGGGGCAGGTGCGGGCCTGCTCAGCCGGTCTGGGGGTGAGGCCCGACAGCGGCAACGTAGGTCCAATGGCCCAGGAGGCTCTGGCGGCCCTGCGGGAGCGAGGGGTGGAGCTGGATCCAGCGGAGCTGGCCCTGCCGCATCAGGTGAGCGGCCAGGAGCTCGAGCAGGCCACACTCGTGGTGGCGGTGGATGCCGAAGCCCATCGCCCCATGGTCCAGGCCCAGTGCCCTGACTGGGAGGACCAGATCACCTTCTGGAGTGTGAAGGACCTGGGCGAGGGGGAGGCGGATGCCGACCCGATCGCCCAGCTGCAGGGTCGGGTGGAGCAGCTGCTGCA includes:
- a CDS encoding TIGR03894 family protein, with translation MSDKALLKEVAQELWSSVKKLRPGLPRDSRLELTLKALMVIGDLADQVQAAVIVGLVAEMEPPEDEPKGDDVTTTPGSEPTVEQTPDGRRVVRRRSSSAG
- a CDS encoding DCC1-like thiol-disulfide oxidoreductase family protein, which translates into the protein MSLTLVYDGGCPFCRHFALRSELLGGIPDLQIRDGRADHGLRRDLRQRGFNLNNGAVLLDGERVWHGSEAIAVLCRQLTPTDPMLQLLHGLFRNRRRANLLYPGLLAARQLALGLRGLPLDPDRI
- a CDS encoding low molecular weight phosphatase family protein translates to MDRVLFLCTGNYFRSRFAEQWFNHRAHQLGLEGQVRACSAGLGVRPDSGNVGPMAQEALAALRERGVELDPAELALPHQVSGQELEQATLVVAVDAEAHRPMVQAQCPDWEDQITFWSVKDLGEGEADADPIAQLQGRVEQLLQRWRDLFNGCSPGSEQ